In one Lolium rigidum isolate FL_2022 chromosome 3, APGP_CSIRO_Lrig_0.1, whole genome shotgun sequence genomic region, the following are encoded:
- the LOC124698410 gene encoding peroxidase 2-like, which yields MASASLKLSIALTCALLLSSACHGLQVGYYKKSCPRVEAIVRDEVKKFVYKNAGIGAGLIRMFFHDCFVEGCDASVLLDPTPANPQPEKLSPPNFPSLRGFEAIDAAKDAVEKACPGVVSCADIVAFASRDAAYFLSRMTVKINMPAGRLDGRISNFTEALSNLPPPFFNITQLIGSFAAKGLDTEDMVVLSGAHTIGVSHCSSFVSDRLAVPSDINTALAGVLRRQCPANPTTANDPTVHQDVVTPNALDNQYYKNVLAHKVLFTSDAALLTTPATTQMVLDNANIRGLWEDKFKKAMVKMGAIGVKTGNQGEIRRNCRVVNRY from the exons ATGGCTTCAGCTTCGCTTAAGCTTTCGATTGCGCTGACATGCGCGTTGCTCTTGTCGTCGGCGTGCCATGGCCTGCAGGTGGGCTACTACAAGAAGTCATGCCCCCGCGTGGAGGCCATCGTGAGGGATGAGGTGAAGAAGTTCGTCTACAAGAACGCTGGCATCGGCGCCGGGCTGATCCGCATGttcttccacgactgcttcgtcGAGGGATGTGATGCCTCTGTCCTCCTGGACCCAACACCGGCCAACCCGCAGCCAGAGAAGCTCAGCCCTCCCAACTTTCCCAGCCTCCGCGGCTTCGAGGCCATCGACGCGGCCAAAGACGCCGTGGAAAAGGCATGCCCAGGCGTGGTATCATGCGCTGACATTGTTGCCTTCGCCAGCCGTGATGCGGCCTACTTCCTCAGCAGGATGACGGTCAAGATCAACATGCCGGCAGGCCGCCTGGATGGGCGCATTTCCAATTTCACTGAGGCCCTCTCTAACCTGCCGCCTCCATTCTTTAACATCACTCAGCTCATCGGCAGCTTCGCCGCTAAAGGGCTTGACACAGAGGACATGGTGGTTCTTTCCGGCGCCCATACGATTGGGGTCTCACATTGCTCATC gttcgTCTCTGACCGCCTCGCCGTCCCCTCCGACATCAACACCGCCCTCGCTGGCGTCCTGAGAAGGCAATGCCCCGCCAACCCGACCACAGCAAACGACCCCACGGTGCACCAGGACGTCGTAACCCCCAACGCGCTGGACAACCAGTACTACAAGAACGTCCTCGCACACAAGGTCTTGTTCACGTCGGACGCCGCACTTCTTACCACACCGGCAACCACTCAGATGGTGCTTGACAATGCCAACATCCGTGGACTATGGGAGGACAAGTTCAAGAAGGCAATGGTCAAGATGGGCGCCATCGGAGTCAAGACCGGTAACCAAGGCGAAATCAGGAGGAACTGCAGGGTCGTCAACCGCTACTAA